A part of Mycolicibacterium sp. TUM20985 genomic DNA contains:
- a CDS encoding phytoene desaturase family protein, producing the protein MSSRETVDAVVIGAGHNGLVAAALLADAGWDVLVCEAQAEAGGAVKSAALTPGYTSDLYSAFYPLSAVSPALRDLHLEDHGLSWTHAPTVVGHPRSAADEDAPVIHRDVDHTAAELDRQHPGDGERWRRLFEQWLQIKEPLLNSLFDPFPPLRGAASLLRTLGTGEALRLVQLLLSPAGVMAQRLFEGDAARLLLLGNAMHADVPIDAPGSGVMGYLLIMMAQDGGFPVPVGGAGRLTAALVDRATAAGARIECNRPVEAIEVKGGRAVGVRTADGTYVQVRRAVVADTSAPQLYRHLLPADALPAVLLRDLDHFVWDTPVLKVNYALNARIPWRSASLAGAGTVHLGADHDGLIRWMADLNTRTVPQSPFLLFGQMTTADASRSPEGTESAWAYTHLPRGVADDASSDTLAAAVDRVLEAHAPGFSDLVVGKHVQRPSDLEAADANLHFGAVNGGTSQLNQQLIFRPTPGLGRTETPIGGLFLGSAGVHPGGGVHGVCGRNAARAALASDGLRGWPRRRLTHAAVSLLTR; encoded by the coding sequence ATTAGCAGCCGGGAGACCGTCGACGCGGTGGTCATCGGCGCGGGACACAACGGCCTGGTCGCGGCGGCGCTGCTCGCGGACGCCGGCTGGGACGTCCTGGTTTGCGAGGCGCAGGCCGAGGCCGGTGGCGCCGTGAAGAGCGCAGCCCTGACGCCGGGCTACACCAGCGATCTCTACAGCGCGTTCTACCCGCTGTCGGCGGTGTCGCCCGCGTTGCGCGATCTGCACCTCGAAGACCACGGGCTGAGCTGGACGCACGCGCCGACCGTCGTCGGGCACCCACGCTCGGCCGCCGACGAGGACGCCCCCGTCATCCATCGCGACGTCGACCACACCGCCGCCGAACTGGACCGCCAGCATCCCGGCGACGGTGAACGTTGGCGGCGCCTCTTCGAGCAGTGGCTGCAGATCAAGGAGCCGCTGCTGAATTCGCTCTTCGACCCGTTCCCGCCCCTGCGCGGAGCGGCGTCGCTGCTGCGGACCCTCGGCACGGGTGAGGCACTGCGCCTGGTGCAGCTGCTGCTGTCGCCTGCGGGGGTGATGGCTCAGCGGCTATTCGAGGGTGACGCCGCGCGACTGCTCCTGCTCGGCAACGCCATGCATGCCGACGTGCCGATCGACGCGCCGGGCAGCGGCGTCATGGGGTACCTGCTCATCATGATGGCCCAGGACGGCGGCTTCCCGGTCCCGGTCGGCGGCGCGGGCCGGTTGACGGCCGCACTGGTCGACCGGGCAACGGCCGCCGGGGCACGCATCGAATGCAACCGGCCGGTGGAGGCCATCGAGGTCAAGGGTGGCCGGGCCGTGGGCGTGCGCACCGCGGACGGCACCTACGTCCAGGTGCGGCGTGCGGTCGTGGCCGACACCTCGGCGCCGCAGCTGTACCGACACCTGTTGCCGGCCGACGCGCTGCCCGCCGTCCTGTTGCGCGACCTCGATCACTTCGTGTGGGACACACCGGTTCTCAAGGTGAACTACGCGCTGAACGCTCGGATCCCGTGGCGATCGGCCAGCCTCGCCGGCGCAGGCACCGTGCACCTGGGCGCCGACCACGACGGGCTGATCCGCTGGATGGCTGACCTCAACACCAGAACGGTGCCCCAGTCCCCGTTCCTGTTGTTCGGGCAGATGACCACCGCCGATGCCAGCCGGTCACCGGAGGGCACCGAGAGTGCGTGGGCGTACACGCATTTGCCGCGGGGGGTCGCCGACGACGCGTCATCGGACACGCTCGCCGCCGCCGTCGACCGGGTGCTGGAGGCGCATGCCCCCGGTTTCTCCGACCTCGTCGTTGGCAAGCACGTGCAGCGTCCGTCGGACCTGGAGGCCGCTGACGCCAACCTGCACTTCGGTGCGGTCAACGGCGGCACCTCACAGTTGAACCAGCAGCTGATCTTCCGGCCCACTCCCGGACTCGGACGCACCGAGACACCCATCGGGGGTCTATTCCTGGGCAGCGCAGGCGTACATCCCGGCGGCGGCGTGCACGGGGTGTGCGGCCGTAACGCGGCCCGCGCGGCGTTGGCCAGTGACGGTCTGCGGGGCTGGCCCCGGCGCCGGCTCACCCACGCCGCCGTGTCGTTGCTCACCCGGTGA
- a CDS encoding iron-containing redox enzyme family protein: MTIEATPLILPATLSLLPTPAGPISARVVDVLGDAWTSSDDAVDVDGADPYGLDLHLALYTCYELHYRGFDGVSGSWEWNPSLLELRARLERVFLEAVRRDVGDADPDETVIDAMAALSIEPVDGTGLSYHLRDEGTWEQMREYFVHRSLYHLKEADPHAFAIPRLTGTAKSAFVAVQNDEYGAGRGRRMHQQLFAGLLEAAELDATYLGYLDHVPADALSVVNLMSLFGLHRDLRGAAVGHFASTEITSPPGSARIVAALERMGAPETCAIFYREHVEADAVHEQVVRRDVVGDLVAREPSLEADVIFGIRARDVVEDRLADHMVASWQAGRSSLRIPLTQ; the protein is encoded by the coding sequence GTGACGATCGAAGCAACACCCCTGATCCTGCCCGCGACCCTTTCGCTGCTGCCGACGCCCGCCGGGCCCATCTCGGCGCGCGTCGTGGACGTGCTCGGTGACGCGTGGACGTCTTCCGACGACGCGGTCGACGTGGACGGGGCCGATCCCTATGGCCTGGACCTGCATCTCGCGCTCTACACCTGCTACGAACTGCACTATCGCGGTTTCGACGGAGTCAGTGGTTCGTGGGAGTGGAATCCGAGCCTGCTCGAACTGCGGGCGCGTTTGGAACGGGTGTTCCTCGAGGCGGTGCGCCGCGACGTCGGTGACGCCGACCCCGACGAGACGGTCATCGACGCCATGGCCGCCCTCTCGATCGAGCCGGTCGACGGCACCGGGCTGTCGTACCACCTGCGTGACGAGGGCACCTGGGAACAGATGCGCGAGTACTTCGTGCACCGGTCGCTCTACCACCTCAAGGAAGCTGACCCGCACGCCTTCGCGATCCCCCGGCTGACGGGGACGGCGAAGTCCGCGTTCGTGGCCGTGCAGAACGACGAGTACGGCGCAGGCCGGGGGCGGCGGATGCATCAGCAACTGTTCGCCGGCCTCCTGGAGGCCGCCGAGCTGGACGCCACCTATCTGGGCTACCTAGACCACGTGCCCGCGGATGCCCTGAGCGTGGTGAACCTCATGTCGCTGTTCGGGCTGCACCGCGACCTTCGCGGCGCAGCGGTCGGACACTTCGCCTCGACCGAGATCACCTCTCCGCCAGGTTCGGCGCGCATCGTCGCGGCGCTGGAACGCATGGGTGCGCCGGAGACGTGCGCGATCTTCTACCGCGAACACGTGGAGGCCGACGCCGTCCACGAGCAGGTGGTGCGCCGCGACGTCGTCGGTGACCTCGTCGCCCGAGAGCCCAGCCTCGAGGCGGACGTGATCTTCGGCATCCGGGCCCGCGACGTCGTCGAGGACCGGCTGGCCGACCACATGGTCGCCAGTTGGCAGGCCGGTCGGTCGTCGCTACGGATCCCGCTGACGCAGTAG
- a CDS encoding HemK2/MTQ2 family protein methyltransferase, whose translation MFTDDLIDQPRPILVPTGVYPPQEDSALLIDALRDTGRAPGSRVADLCSGSGVVALAAATQGAASVAAFEMSARAVSCARANASAAGHNVRVHRGSWSRAIEFEPFDVVTCNPPYVPFDEGADDGPIPAAAGPDTAWNAGRSGRRILDPLCEQASEMLADGGTILIVHSEFADIEQTVTGLQDSGLRARVVAEQWIPFGPVMTARAKWLERTGRLEAGRRQERLAVVRADRP comes from the coding sequence ATCTTCACCGATGACCTTATCGATCAGCCGCGTCCGATCCTCGTGCCGACCGGTGTCTATCCACCGCAGGAGGATTCGGCGCTGCTGATCGATGCGCTCCGGGACACCGGGCGTGCACCGGGGAGTCGGGTGGCCGACCTCTGTTCGGGCAGTGGTGTCGTCGCATTGGCCGCCGCAACGCAGGGCGCGGCGTCGGTCGCCGCGTTCGAGATGAGTGCGCGTGCCGTCAGCTGTGCGCGGGCGAACGCGTCGGCCGCCGGCCACAACGTCCGGGTGCATCGCGGATCGTGGTCTCGGGCAATCGAATTCGAACCGTTCGACGTCGTGACGTGCAACCCGCCCTACGTGCCCTTCGACGAGGGTGCCGACGACGGGCCGATTCCCGCCGCCGCGGGCCCCGACACTGCGTGGAATGCCGGGCGCAGCGGTCGGCGCATCCTGGATCCGTTGTGCGAGCAGGCGTCCGAGATGCTGGCCGACGGCGGCACGATCCTCATCGTGCACTCCGAGTTCGCCGACATCGAGCAGACCGTCACCGGGCTGCAGGACTCCGGGTTGCGTGCCCGAGTCGTCGCCGAGCAATGGATTCCGTTCGGACCGGTGATGACCGCACGGGCGAAGTGGTTGGAGCGCACCGGACGGCTCGAAGCGGGAAGGCGCCAGGAGCGCCTGGCCGTCGTCCGCGCCGACCGCCCCTGA
- a CDS encoding glycosyltransferase, translating into MGPATESRTILFWNTHRAWAEAFAGGRHRYLTPGDRSTANAEDSPPGVDEVDMADLSDEDVDLVVLQNQNELELTARWLGRRPGVDVPAVYMEHRPPRPFAVNSLHPMGGRSDIPIVHATDFNRVMWDNGLAPSCVVMPAVVDPGRLFTGDVPAAATMIDEPMRRLRETGTDLLAEVGRRAPIDVWGVDSDVLNAKFRTVARIRGRGPASRPQILRQLARRRAYVHTARWTSLDAGLMEAMYAGLPVVAFASTIASTMIPPEAGVVSADTRTLAAATETFVADRRAAAAAGKAARDYAVAHFGVDRFHAEWDAIIAELTR; encoded by the coding sequence GTGGGGCCAGCAACGGAGAGCCGAACCATCCTCTTCTGGAACACGCACCGCGCGTGGGCCGAAGCGTTCGCCGGCGGTAGGCACCGCTACCTCACTCCCGGCGACCGGTCGACCGCGAACGCCGAGGACTCCCCACCGGGCGTGGACGAGGTCGACATGGCCGACCTGAGCGACGAGGACGTCGATCTGGTCGTCCTGCAGAACCAGAACGAGCTGGAGCTCACCGCCCGATGGCTGGGCCGTCGGCCCGGAGTCGACGTCCCCGCCGTCTACATGGAGCACCGCCCGCCGCGGCCGTTCGCCGTGAACAGCCTGCACCCCATGGGCGGACGCAGCGACATCCCGATCGTGCACGCGACCGACTTCAACAGGGTGATGTGGGACAACGGTCTCGCGCCGTCGTGCGTCGTCATGCCCGCCGTGGTCGACCCCGGCCGACTGTTCACCGGCGACGTTCCCGCGGCGGCGACCATGATCGACGAGCCGATGCGCCGGCTCCGCGAGACGGGCACCGATCTACTGGCCGAGGTCGGCAGGCGCGCTCCCATCGACGTGTGGGGGGTCGACAGCGACGTGCTCAACGCCAAGTTCCGGACGGTCGCGCGCATCCGCGGGCGTGGACCCGCGTCTCGCCCGCAGATCCTGCGCCAGCTCGCCCGGCGGCGCGCGTACGTGCACACCGCGCGGTGGACGTCACTGGACGCCGGCCTGATGGAGGCCATGTACGCCGGGCTGCCCGTGGTCGCCTTCGCCTCGACGATCGCATCCACCATGATTCCGCCCGAGGCCGGTGTCGTCAGCGCCGACACCCGGACGTTGGCCGCCGCGACGGAGACCTTCGTCGCCGACCGCCGGGCCGCGGCCGCCGCAGGCAAGGCGGCCCGCGACTACGCCGTCGCCCACTTCGGGGTGGATCGCTTCCACGCGGAGTGGGACGCGATCATCGCCGAACTCACCCGATAA
- a CDS encoding NAD(P)/FAD-dependent oxidoreductase, translated as MDSSAVDASFDVLVIGGGNAGISAAARLLRKGIHNVAVIEPQTIHTYRPLLSYVGGGQATMASAERTQRSVTPKGCTWLMDTAVDVDAVARVVRCASGREYRYRDLIVATGLVPDTEALPGIARALDDPAVASNYLDAADKTWKVLQRMPVDGRAIFTVPRAPVSCTGTTIKPLFLAAEHWKRTGRSTGVAITLVVDRDRLSDAPDLDARLRNLLGELGVQVLYQTGVTGLFPDERSITVTDRGDGTVRRLSYDMLHLVPPFRGPEWVTSSGLAADGSFGLADVDPGTFQHRAHPHVWAAGDGATVDTDPSGGALRRQIAILVDNLLAVRTGGHTTAYDGYTVAPITTDAHRLILGEFDRSGALASALPSPLDPLKPRRTAWAFDRYGLPQIYWKLILNGRL; from the coding sequence ATGGACTCAAGCGCCGTCGACGCGTCCTTCGACGTCCTCGTCATCGGCGGGGGCAACGCCGGCATCAGCGCCGCAGCACGGCTCCTCCGCAAGGGCATCCACAACGTCGCGGTGATCGAGCCGCAGACCATCCACACCTATCGGCCCCTGCTGTCCTACGTCGGCGGCGGCCAGGCCACCATGGCCAGCGCGGAACGCACGCAGCGATCGGTGACCCCCAAGGGCTGCACCTGGCTCATGGACACCGCCGTCGACGTGGACGCGGTCGCCCGCGTCGTACGCTGCGCCTCGGGGCGCGAGTACCGGTATCGAGACCTCATCGTCGCGACGGGGCTGGTACCCGACACCGAGGCGCTACCTGGCATCGCCCGGGCACTCGACGACCCCGCCGTCGCGAGCAACTACCTGGATGCCGCCGACAAGACGTGGAAGGTGTTGCAGCGGATGCCCGTCGACGGTCGGGCGATCTTCACCGTCCCCCGCGCACCGGTGAGTTGTACGGGCACCACGATCAAGCCGCTGTTCCTGGCGGCGGAGCATTGGAAGCGGACGGGGAGATCGACCGGCGTGGCGATCACCCTCGTCGTCGACCGGGACCGGCTGTCGGACGCGCCCGACCTCGATGCCCGGCTTCGAAACCTCCTCGGCGAGTTGGGCGTTCAGGTCCTGTACCAGACCGGTGTCACCGGCCTCTTCCCCGACGAACGCAGCATCACCGTCACCGACCGCGGCGACGGCACCGTGCGGCGATTGTCCTACGACATGCTCCACCTGGTGCCGCCGTTCCGCGGACCGGAATGGGTCACGTCGTCGGGTCTCGCGGCGGACGGTTCGTTCGGTCTCGCCGACGTCGACCCCGGCACCTTCCAGCACCGCGCACATCCTCACGTGTGGGCGGCGGGCGACGGCGCCACCGTGGACACCGATCCCTCCGGAGGTGCGCTGCGGCGGCAGATCGCGATCCTGGTCGACAACCTCCTGGCGGTCCGGACCGGCGGTCACACGACGGCGTACGACGGCTACACGGTCGCGCCGATCACCACCGACGCACACCGCCTCATCCTCGGTGAGTTCGACCGGTCCGGTGCGCTGGCCTCGGCACTCCCCTCACCTCTCGACCCGCTGAAGCCCCGCCGCACGGCGTGGGCGTTCGACCGCTACGGCCTGCCGCAGATCTACTGGAAGTTGATCCTCAACGGTCGGCTCTGA
- a CDS encoding YihY/virulence factor BrkB family protein: MSRLRELGTGVSRTFPGSDLALWAAGATYFGAIGLVPLALVSLWAVGNIVGHQAVTDGMEAGIAGLPSGHGTPEALRTLTSVALSMSLWQALVVLFPASLYGEGLRRAFVQMSAAKDTLTGWRGRAGLLGVAAVAPFLVLAVLASAPYVGPLYAGEGWTLVWGVVVGFHVVWLAVSTALLGVFALIGPGRLGWRALLVGAFGSGAILAGFLQGFVLFLAIPVSWSAPFGGLPIIGAVSALALWLFLIHILVLCGFRVTVVLDEIFRADR; the protein is encoded by the coding sequence ATGAGCCGCCTGCGTGAGCTCGGGACCGGGGTCTCCCGGACGTTTCCGGGGAGCGATCTCGCCCTGTGGGCGGCAGGCGCGACGTACTTCGGCGCTATCGGGCTGGTTCCACTCGCGCTGGTGTCACTGTGGGCGGTCGGCAACATCGTCGGTCACCAGGCCGTCACCGACGGGATGGAGGCCGGCATCGCGGGACTGCCCAGCGGGCACGGCACCCCGGAGGCGCTGCGCACCCTGACGTCGGTCGCGCTGTCGATGTCGCTGTGGCAGGCGCTCGTCGTCCTGTTTCCGGCCAGCCTGTACGGCGAGGGGCTGCGGCGGGCCTTCGTCCAGATGTCGGCGGCCAAGGACACCCTGACCGGCTGGCGCGGCCGTGCCGGCCTGTTGGGCGTGGCGGCCGTGGCCCCGTTCCTGGTGCTGGCCGTCCTCGCCTCCGCGCCCTACGTCGGCCCGCTGTACGCCGGTGAGGGGTGGACCTTGGTATGGGGTGTGGTCGTCGGGTTCCACGTGGTCTGGCTCGCCGTGTCGACCGCGCTGCTCGGGGTGTTCGCGCTGATCGGGCCGGGCCGGCTGGGCTGGCGGGCACTGCTGGTCGGCGCGTTCGGTTCCGGGGCGATCCTGGCCGGGTTCCTGCAGGGGTTCGTGCTGTTCCTGGCCATCCCCGTGTCCTGGTCGGCGCCCTTCGGCGGGTTGCCGATCATCGGTGCGGTCTCGGCGCTCGCACTGTGGCTTTTCCTGATCCACATTCTGGTGCTCTGCGGTTTCCGAGTGACCGTGGTACTCGACGAAATCTTCAGAGCCGACCGTTGA
- a CDS encoding CDP-alcohol phosphatidyltransferase family protein: protein MRPEDSGGEDDDDAGWSSLHDGIQPSPVVRGWLSMVRVLASGPVLRIPPDVLSTAGVLMLAGAWLAVAGPRWPALAVPLILGAGVLDGLDGAVALRTGKARPLGAMIDSVADRIGDLFLAAVLWSLGAPLAWVLAAVGLVLLLEYVRARAQAVGMPGVGAVTVAERPTRLILVIMAAGGASVLPAGVPGPGWSWGATFAVTWTVVGVVGMGQLLRGVGRSMPPQFPPPR from the coding sequence ATGAGACCCGAGGACTCCGGGGGCGAGGACGACGATGACGCCGGGTGGTCGTCGCTGCACGACGGCATCCAGCCCTCGCCGGTCGTGCGCGGGTGGCTGAGCATGGTGCGGGTCCTCGCGTCCGGGCCGGTGCTGCGGATCCCGCCCGACGTGCTGTCGACGGCGGGCGTGCTCATGCTGGCGGGTGCCTGGCTGGCCGTCGCAGGTCCGCGGTGGCCGGCCCTGGCCGTGCCGCTGATACTCGGCGCCGGGGTGCTCGACGGTCTCGACGGCGCGGTGGCATTGCGGACCGGAAAGGCGAGACCCCTTGGGGCCATGATCGATTCAGTCGCCGACCGGATCGGCGATCTGTTCCTGGCGGCGGTGCTGTGGTCGTTGGGCGCGCCACTCGCCTGGGTGTTGGCGGCCGTCGGTTTGGTTCTGCTGCTCGAGTACGTGCGGGCCAGGGCGCAGGCGGTCGGGATGCCCGGCGTCGGCGCGGTGACCGTGGCCGAGCGCCCGACGCGGTTGATCCTCGTCATCATGGCTGCGGGCGGCGCCTCGGTGCTGCCGGCCGGGGTGCCGGGTCCGGGGTGGAGTTGGGGCGCCACGTTCGCCGTCACGTGGACGGTCGTCGGCGTGGTGGGGATGGGTCAGCTGCTTCGCGGGGTGGGGCGGTCGATGCCGCCGCAGTTCCCGCCGCCCCGATGA
- a CDS encoding phytoene desaturase family protein has product MSRAVVIGAGLGGLATAARLAAAGHHVTVFEAAPTVGGKLGVFERDGFGFDTGPSLLTLPAVLEQLFGDTGGPAELQLTAVDPACAYVFADGTELVLPHDADRVRAALDAALGEGAGESWRRLHDHSRRLWELVGEPILRQPISLTSLARMSIRPADLRAVAPWRTIDGLGRRMLPDARLRTWLNRYATYSGSDPRRTPAVLAVTSFVEQEFGAWYVPGGLRRIVDAIAARCGDLGVEIHTGAAVEQVLVRDGRAVGVRVGGRDVPADVVVSNADAAVLHDRLLPAGTASRARRRMRRSSRSMAGFVLLLGLSGHQPGASHRVYFPADYDAEFDAIFGRHPSPVADPTIYVHAPDDPALRPDDDTEGWFVLVNAPSHDPGRGVDWDDPGLRERYARHVLDVLARRGADVRDRILFTETLTPADLQRRTGAPGGAIYGTASHGPRAALRRPANRGPLPGLYLVGGSAHPGGGIPLVLMSAEIVARLIGAAGTAAASTAPPREAADPSPPRRRPST; this is encoded by the coding sequence ATGAGTCGGGCGGTCGTCATCGGTGCGGGTCTCGGCGGCCTGGCCACCGCGGCGCGGCTGGCCGCAGCCGGTCATCACGTGACGGTGTTCGAGGCTGCCCCGACAGTCGGCGGCAAGCTCGGCGTCTTCGAGCGCGATGGTTTCGGGTTCGACACCGGCCCGTCGCTGTTGACCCTGCCCGCAGTCCTCGAGCAGCTGTTCGGTGACACCGGCGGCCCGGCCGAGCTGCAGCTGACCGCCGTGGACCCCGCGTGCGCCTACGTCTTCGCCGACGGCACCGAGTTGGTGCTCCCGCATGACGCCGATCGGGTTCGGGCGGCGTTGGACGCAGCGCTCGGCGAGGGGGCGGGCGAGTCGTGGCGGCGGCTGCACGACCACTCGCGCCGGCTGTGGGAGCTCGTCGGGGAACCCATTCTGCGACAACCTATTTCGTTGACCTCCCTGGCCAGGATGAGCATCAGGCCCGCTGACCTCCGCGCGGTCGCGCCATGGCGCACGATCGACGGTCTGGGAAGGCGGATGCTGCCCGACGCGCGATTGCGCACCTGGCTGAACCGCTACGCCACCTATTCCGGCTCCGATCCGCGACGCACCCCGGCCGTGCTCGCCGTCACGTCCTTCGTGGAGCAGGAGTTCGGCGCGTGGTACGTGCCAGGCGGGTTGCGCCGCATCGTCGACGCCATCGCCGCGCGGTGTGGCGATCTCGGTGTCGAGATCCACACCGGGGCGGCGGTGGAGCAGGTGCTGGTCCGGGACGGCCGGGCCGTCGGCGTCCGGGTCGGGGGCCGCGACGTTCCCGCGGACGTGGTGGTGAGCAATGCCGACGCTGCCGTCCTGCACGATCGGCTGCTACCTGCCGGCACGGCGTCGCGAGCCCGGCGCCGGATGCGCCGCAGCTCGCGGTCGATGGCGGGCTTCGTTCTGCTGCTTGGCCTTTCGGGACATCAGCCGGGAGCGTCGCACCGGGTGTACTTCCCGGCCGATTACGACGCCGAATTCGACGCGATCTTCGGGCGCCACCCGTCACCGGTCGCCGACCCGACCATCTACGTCCACGCCCCCGACGACCCGGCGCTGCGTCCCGACGACGACACCGAGGGCTGGTTCGTCCTGGTGAACGCCCCCTCGCACGACCCGGGGCGCGGGGTCGACTGGGACGACCCAGGGCTGCGGGAGCGCTACGCCCGGCACGTGCTGGACGTGCTGGCCCGCCGAGGTGCCGACGTCCGCGACCGCATCCTGTTCACCGAAACCCTCACACCCGCCGATCTGCAACGGCGCACCGGCGCCCCCGGCGGCGCGATCTACGGCACGGCGTCACACGGGCCGCGGGCCGCCCTACGCCGACCGGCGAACCGCGGCCCGCTGCCGGGTCTCTACCTCGTCGGCGGGTCCGCACACCCCGGCGGCGGCATTCCGCTGGTGTTGATGTCGGCCGAAATCGTCGCCCGTCTCATCGGGGCGGCGGGAACTGCGGCGGCATCGACCGCCCCACCCCGCGAAGCAGCTGACCCATCCCCACCACGCCGACGACCGTCCACGTGA
- a CDS encoding glycosyltransferase family 2 protein has protein sequence MPFALSSETRHAVVVTGTSLACLGTAHQLVNQRRLRQPPRNPAPVTVTVSLLVPARDEAHRIAPTIRSLLGQRGLTDVEVVVLDDRSTDGTADVVRRVAGSDPRLRVLTGTPPPPGWFGKPHACAQLAAEARGQILVFVDADVVLSPDAVAAAVAVLRGGAAPLDLLCPWPRQTASGLLGILVQPLLAWSWLTTLPLRRAERSRRPSMAVANGQFLLVEAEALARAGGWQSVAGAVLDDIALARAVRASGGHTGVADGSALATCRMYDNGHELREGYRKSLWAAFGSPVGALAVAVALAVVYVVPAAAAGRGSRVGALGYAAAVVGRLAARRWCGGRFGWDAMAHPLSVVTLLWLLASSWAGRWRGTLSWKGRAV, from the coding sequence GTGCCCTTCGCGCTCTCCAGTGAAACCCGCCACGCGGTCGTGGTCACCGGGACGTCACTTGCCTGCCTGGGGACGGCGCACCAGTTGGTCAACCAGCGTCGACTGCGGCAGCCGCCCCGCAATCCAGCACCGGTCACCGTGACGGTGTCACTCCTGGTGCCCGCCCGCGACGAGGCGCACCGGATCGCCCCGACGATCCGTTCCCTGCTCGGGCAGCGCGGGCTGACCGACGTCGAGGTCGTGGTGTTGGACGACCGCTCCACCGATGGCACGGCCGACGTCGTCCGGCGGGTGGCCGGCTCCGACCCGCGGCTGCGGGTGCTGACCGGCACTCCGCCGCCGCCGGGCTGGTTCGGCAAGCCGCACGCCTGCGCCCAGCTGGCCGCCGAGGCGCGCGGCCAGATCCTGGTCTTCGTCGACGCCGACGTCGTGCTCTCGCCCGACGCCGTGGCCGCCGCGGTGGCCGTCCTGCGCGGCGGTGCTGCGCCGCTGGACCTGCTCTGCCCGTGGCCACGTCAGACCGCCTCCGGGCTGCTCGGCATCCTGGTCCAACCACTGCTCGCCTGGTCGTGGCTGACCACGTTGCCCCTCCGCCGTGCGGAGCGTTCGCGGCGACCGTCGATGGCGGTGGCCAACGGCCAGTTCCTCCTCGTCGAGGCCGAGGCGCTGGCCCGGGCCGGCGGTTGGCAATCCGTTGCAGGCGCCGTGCTCGACGACATCGCGCTGGCCCGCGCGGTCCGCGCGTCGGGCGGCCATACCGGGGTCGCCGACGGATCGGCGCTGGCGACCTGCCGGATGTACGACAACGGGCACGAACTGCGCGAGGGCTACCGCAAGTCGCTGTGGGCGGCGTTCGGCTCACCGGTGGGGGCGCTCGCGGTCGCCGTCGCGCTGGCCGTCGTCTACGTCGTCCCCGCGGCTGCCGCGGGGAGGGGTTCGCGGGTGGGCGCACTCGGTTATGCGGCGGCAGTCGTCGGGCGGCTGGCGGCCCGGCGATGGTGTGGCGGACGTTTCGGATGGGATGCGATGGCGCATCCCCTGTCGGTGGTGACTTTGCTCTGGCTGCTGGCATCGTCGTGGGCGGGCCGGTGGCGCGGGACGTTGAGCTGGAAGGGTCGGGCGGTATGA
- a CDS encoding carotenoid biosynthesis protein: MALAVPGASLRPASPAWTLAAAAVLVQIAYPLMPEAWRTEVTITSVVVFFLAVVVDTGRVHGPSGAAWLVVVAGGLGLLAEAIGVATGWPFGDYAYTGTLGAEIFGVPVVVPMAWVMMAWPALVVARTLAVRGPAVIAVGAAALTAWDVFLDPQMVAAGHWTWSDPSPGLPLVPGIPLTNYVGWLLVSAAVIAILNTTLDREAEPSAPAAALYLWVYFSSVLAHLVFFGLPGSAVTGGLLMGAVAIPFAIKLLRLAHPPRRPNRKQTRERPAH; this comes from the coding sequence GTGGCCTTGGCCGTGCCCGGCGCGTCGCTGCGCCCAGCGTCTCCGGCGTGGACGCTTGCTGCGGCGGCCGTCCTGGTGCAGATCGCCTACCCACTGATGCCGGAGGCGTGGCGCACCGAGGTGACCATCACCAGCGTCGTGGTGTTCTTCCTCGCGGTCGTCGTCGACACGGGACGGGTGCACGGCCCGTCCGGCGCCGCCTGGCTCGTGGTGGTGGCCGGTGGTCTGGGCCTGCTCGCCGAGGCGATCGGCGTCGCTACCGGATGGCCGTTCGGTGACTACGCCTACACCGGCACACTCGGAGCCGAGATCTTCGGCGTGCCCGTCGTGGTGCCGATGGCATGGGTGATGATGGCGTGGCCTGCGCTGGTGGTGGCTCGCACTCTCGCCGTGCGCGGCCCCGCCGTGATCGCGGTCGGTGCGGCCGCTCTGACCGCGTGGGATGTGTTCCTGGACCCTCAGATGGTGGCGGCCGGGCACTGGACGTGGTCGGATCCCTCCCCCGGGCTTCCGTTGGTCCCCGGCATCCCGTTGACCAACTACGTCGGCTGGCTGCTGGTGTCCGCTGCAGTGATAGCCATCCTTAACACCACGCTGGACCGCGAGGCCGAGCCGTCTGCGCCGGCAGCGGCGCTGTATCTCTGGGTGTACTTCTCCTCGGTGTTGGCACACCTGGTCTTCTTCGGCCTGCCCGGGTCCGCGGTCACCGGCGGATTGCTCATGGGCGCCGTCGCCATCCCGTTCGCCATCAAGCTGCTGCGCCTCGCGCACCCGCCACGTCGTCCCAATAGGAAGCAGACCCGTGAACGACCCGCTCACTAG